A part of Acidobacteriota bacterium genomic DNA contains:
- a CDS encoding acyloxyacyl hydrolase, translating to MGSRSLGLTLAMLLALASSVSAQTGGAGPARPWTVGLYVGGSAHSPVGRHWGLTPDRRHLQIGVHATVPLVVRARWSFRYAPELTPLLIVTNNPTYRRGLSESGTPTIVEGAPAPVAAFGFAPIGFEGQQRVTGRVVVYESGALGALWFTRQAPVLGSRAFNFTFEFGGGVLWPIGARTALRTGYKFHHFSNAKTAPENPGVDAEMFFVGLEHSLSRGARAN from the coding sequence GTGGGCTCACGATCGCTCGGCCTGACCCTCGCGATGCTGTTGGCGCTGGCCAGCAGCGTCTCGGCGCAGACGGGCGGCGCCGGGCCGGCCCGGCCGTGGACGGTCGGACTCTACGTCGGCGGGTCGGCGCACTCGCCCGTGGGCCGGCACTGGGGGCTCACGCCGGACCGCCGGCATCTGCAGATCGGCGTGCACGCGACGGTTCCGCTCGTGGTCCGCGCGCGATGGTCCTTCCGGTACGCCCCCGAGCTGACGCCGCTCCTCATCGTCACCAACAACCCGACGTACCGGCGCGGGCTGTCGGAGTCGGGCACGCCGACGATCGTCGAAGGTGCGCCGGCGCCTGTCGCCGCGTTCGGCTTCGCGCCGATCGGGTTCGAGGGACAGCAGCGCGTGACCGGCCGGGTGGTCGTCTACGAGAGCGGCGCGCTCGGTGCGCTGTGGTTCACGCGGCAAGCGCCGGTGCTGGGCTCGCGCGCGTTCAACTTCACCTTCGAGTTCGGCGGCGGCGTGCTGTGGCCGATCGGCGCGCGCACGGCGTTGCGGACCGGCTACAAGTTCCATCACTTCTCGAACGCCAAGACGGCACCGGAGAACCCCGGCGTCGACGCCGAGATGTTCTTCGTCGGCCTCGAGCACAGCCTCTCCCGCGGAGCGCGCGCCAACTGA
- the guaB gene encoding IMP dehydrogenase, protein MPLSPAAQVSAGLPEALTFDDVLLVPRHSEILPSRVDVSSQLTSRIRLNVPILSAAMDTVTESRLAIAMAQHGGLGIIHKNLSIDEQASEVDRVKRSESGMIVNPITLSPRHKIYEALELMKKYRISGVPITEDGSKEGRLVGILTNRDLRFETRVERPISEIMTRENLVTVSVGTTLDQAREMFHRHKVEKLLVVDADFRLKGLITVKDIQKLVKYPNACKDRLGRLRVGAAIGVSKDTMDRADALVHAHVDLLVLDTAHGHSQGVLDMVAQLRERYPDVDIMAGNVATGAATAALIERGINAVKVGIGAGSICTTRVVAGIGVPMITAVAECARAAWDRGVPIVADGGIRYSGDITKSLAVGASAVMVGSLFAGTDESPGEIILYQGRSFKEYRGMGSLGAMRRGSRDRYFQDEFDLESGSGDGSDKLVPEGIEGRVAYKGSVSAMIHQLVGGLRAGMGYCGCPTIPTLQREAMLIRVTSAGVREGHVHDVVITKEAPNYRVESR, encoded by the coding sequence ATGCCCCTCAGTCCGGCCGCCCAGGTCAGCGCGGGCCTGCCCGAAGCGCTGACGTTCGACGATGTGCTCCTCGTCCCCCGGCACTCCGAGATCCTGCCCAGCCGCGTGGACGTCTCGTCGCAGCTCACCTCCAGGATCCGCCTGAACGTGCCGATTCTCAGCGCCGCCATGGACACGGTGACCGAGAGCCGGCTCGCGATCGCGATGGCCCAGCACGGCGGCCTCGGGATCATCCACAAGAACCTGAGCATCGACGAGCAGGCGTCGGAGGTCGATCGCGTGAAGCGCTCGGAGAGCGGCATGATCGTCAATCCGATCACGCTCTCGCCGCGCCACAAGATCTACGAAGCGCTCGAGCTGATGAAGAAGTACCGTATCAGCGGCGTGCCCATCACCGAGGACGGCAGCAAGGAGGGCCGCCTCGTCGGCATCCTCACCAACCGCGATCTCCGGTTCGAGACGCGCGTCGAGCGGCCGATCAGCGAGATCATGACGCGCGAGAACCTCGTGACCGTCTCGGTCGGCACGACGCTCGATCAGGCGCGCGAGATGTTCCACCGCCACAAGGTCGAGAAGCTGCTGGTCGTGGACGCCGACTTCCGGCTGAAGGGCCTGATCACCGTCAAGGACATCCAGAAGCTCGTCAAGTACCCGAACGCCTGCAAGGACCGGCTGGGCCGCCTCCGCGTCGGCGCGGCCATCGGCGTGAGCAAGGACACGATGGATCGCGCGGATGCGCTGGTCCACGCGCACGTGGACCTGCTCGTGCTCGACACCGCGCACGGCCACTCGCAGGGCGTGCTCGACATGGTGGCCCAGTTGCGCGAGCGGTATCCCGATGTCGACATCATGGCGGGCAACGTCGCGACCGGCGCGGCGACGGCCGCGCTCATCGAGCGCGGCATCAACGCCGTCAAGGTCGGGATCGGCGCCGGCTCGATCTGCACCACGCGCGTCGTCGCCGGCATCGGCGTGCCGATGATCACGGCCGTCGCCGAGTGCGCGCGGGCGGCATGGGATCGTGGCGTGCCGATCGTGGCGGACGGCGGCATCCGCTACTCGGGAGACATCACGAAGAGCCTCGCCGTTGGAGCGAGCGCCGTGATGGTGGGAAGCCTGTTCGCCGGCACGGACGAGAGTCCGGGCGAGATCATCCTGTATCAGGGGCGCAGCTTCAAAGAGTACCGCGGCATGGGCTCGCTCGGCGCGATGCGCCGGGGAAGCCGCGACCGCTACTTCCAGGACGAGTTCGATCTCGAGAGCGGCAGCGGCGATGGCAGCGACAAGCTGGTGCCCGAAGGCATCGAAGGGCGCGTTGCCTACAAGGGCAGCGTGTCCGCGATGATCCACCAGCTCGTGGGCGGCCTCCGCGCGGGCATGGGCTATTGCGGATGTCCGACGATTCCGACGCTGCAGCGGGAGGCCATGCTGATCCGCGTGACCTCGGCCGGCGTGCGCGAGGGGCACGTGCACGACGTCGTCATCACCAAGGAAGCGCCGAACTACCGCGTCGAGTCGCGATAG
- a CDS encoding heme-binding domain-containing protein — protein MPLVPSPKKIVLVIAVLLVAAQAIRPARTNPPTDPSRTLAAVAQVPPDVKAILDRSCRDCHSHDTVWPWYSQVAPFSWVLVSHVNEGREHLALSDWAAYDRPRATKKLQEMCEQVRAGDMPMSSYVLLHRDAALSDADVQALCAWTEQARAALGP, from the coding sequence GTGCCACTCGTGCCCTCGCCGAAGAAGATCGTGCTGGTCATCGCGGTGCTGCTCGTCGCGGCACAAGCCATCCGGCCGGCGCGCACGAACCCGCCGACGGATCCGTCGCGAACGCTCGCCGCCGTGGCGCAGGTGCCGCCGGACGTGAAGGCGATCCTCGATCGCTCGTGCCGCGACTGCCATTCGCACGACACGGTCTGGCCCTGGTACAGCCAGGTCGCGCCGTTCTCCTGGGTTCTCGTCTCTCACGTCAACGAGGGGCGCGAGCACCTGGCGCTGTCGGACTGGGCCGCGTACGATCGTCCGCGCGCCACGAAGAAGCTGCAGGAGATGTGCGAACAGGTGCGCGCGGGCGACATGCCGATGAGCTCCTACGTTCTGCTGCATCGAGATGCCGCGCTGAGCGACGCCGACGTCCAAGCGCTCTGCGCGTGGACCGAGCAGGCGCGCGCCGCGCTCGGCCCCTGA
- the tsaE gene encoding tRNA (adenosine(37)-N6)-threonylcarbamoyltransferase complex ATPase subunit type 1 TsaE, whose protein sequence is MGQYTTHSEAETADVGRALGRTLGPGAAVLLRGPLGAGKTAFTRGLAEGLGCDPREVSSPTFTIVQEYAGPTVLQHVDLYRLSPAEVDDLGIDDLCEGAVLAVEWPERWRRPPAGAIDVDIEPTGADGRRIRIRYRDSTR, encoded by the coding sequence ATCGGCCAATACACGACGCACTCGGAGGCCGAGACGGCCGACGTCGGGCGCGCGCTCGGGCGCACGCTCGGCCCTGGCGCCGCCGTGCTGCTGCGCGGGCCACTCGGCGCGGGAAAGACGGCGTTCACGCGCGGGCTGGCCGAAGGGCTCGGCTGCGATCCGCGCGAGGTGTCGAGCCCGACGTTCACGATCGTCCAGGAATACGCCGGACCGACCGTGCTGCAGCACGTCGACTTGTACAGGCTGTCGCCCGCGGAGGTGGACGACCTCGGGATCGACGATCTCTGCGAGGGCGCGGTGCTGGCGGTGGAGTGGCCGGAGCGCTGGCGCCGGCCGCCAGCCGGCGCCATCGACGTCGACATCGAACCCACCGGCGCCGACGGCCGGCGGATCCGGATTCGCTATCGCGACTCGACGCGGTAG
- a CDS encoding NAD(P)H-hydrate dehydratase, with protein sequence MRVLNSRQMREADRRTIEEVGVPSLVLMEHAGREVVRAMDAAFEDLADRRVAVLCGRGNNGGDGFVVARLLAERGIDVSVYVIGAAHEIKGDARVNLQALGQLDLDVVEVGDAATWERHAPDVLARDVVVDALFGTGLRGPVSGLVETVIADVNASDRPVVAIDLPSGLSADTAEVPGTAVNAVMTVTLGAPKLPLVLPPAERLAGQLVVADIGIPEAVIAALDGPRVDVLTRAAMRPLIRPRAADAHKGDFGRVLIVAGSPGRTGAAALAGRAALRAGAGLVTIAVPRSSAAIVAALGAEYMTLALDEAPDGTIADEAARTILAFDADVVAMGPGLGRSPSVAAAVHALVERSDVPLVLDADAVVAFAGHLELLGGHRGPVVLTPHPGEMARLVGASIEAIQSHRVDAATDLATARRVHVVLKGHRTLVAAPDGRVAVNVTGNPGMATAGAGDVLTGMIAARCAQLHDVDAAARLAVYLHGRAGDVAADAHGQVSLIAGDIIEALGEAVLDLIGPEPPPAAIA encoded by the coding sequence ATGCGTGTGCTGAACAGCCGTCAGATGCGTGAGGCCGATCGCCGGACGATCGAGGAGGTCGGCGTCCCGTCGCTCGTCCTCATGGAGCACGCCGGGCGCGAGGTCGTCCGCGCGATGGACGCGGCCTTCGAGGACCTGGCGGATCGGCGCGTGGCGGTGCTGTGCGGCCGCGGCAACAACGGCGGCGACGGGTTCGTGGTTGCCCGGCTGTTGGCCGAGCGCGGCATCGACGTCAGCGTCTACGTCATCGGCGCCGCCCACGAGATCAAGGGTGATGCGCGCGTGAACCTGCAGGCGCTCGGGCAGCTCGACCTCGATGTGGTCGAGGTCGGCGACGCCGCGACCTGGGAACGGCACGCGCCGGACGTGCTCGCCCGTGACGTCGTCGTGGATGCGCTCTTCGGCACTGGTCTGCGCGGGCCGGTGAGCGGGCTCGTCGAAACGGTCATCGCGGATGTCAACGCGTCGGATCGCCCGGTGGTCGCGATCGATCTCCCGAGCGGGCTGTCGGCCGACACGGCCGAGGTGCCGGGCACGGCGGTGAACGCCGTGATGACGGTGACGCTCGGCGCGCCGAAGCTGCCGCTCGTGCTGCCGCCTGCCGAACGGCTGGCCGGGCAGCTCGTCGTCGCCGACATCGGGATTCCGGAGGCCGTCATCGCCGCACTGGACGGCCCGCGCGTGGACGTGCTGACGCGAGCGGCCATGCGGCCGCTGATCCGCCCGCGGGCGGCCGACGCGCACAAAGGCGATTTCGGCCGCGTGCTGATCGTGGCCGGATCGCCCGGCCGCACCGGTGCGGCAGCGCTGGCAGGCCGCGCCGCGCTCCGCGCCGGCGCCGGGCTCGTGACGATCGCCGTGCCGCGCAGTTCGGCGGCGATCGTGGCTGCCCTCGGGGCGGAATACATGACGCTGGCGCTCGACGAGGCGCCGGACGGCACGATCGCCGACGAGGCCGCACGCACGATCCTGGCCTTCGATGCCGACGTCGTTGCCATGGGCCCGGGCTTGGGACGGTCGCCGTCGGTTGCCGCGGCCGTGCACGCGCTCGTCGAGCGATCCGACGTGCCGCTCGTGCTCGATGCCGATGCCGTCGTCGCGTTCGCGGGTCATCTGGAGCTGCTTGGCGGGCATCGAGGTCCAGTCGTGCTGACGCCCCATCCCGGCGAGATGGCGCGCCTGGTCGGCGCGTCGATCGAAGCCATTCAGTCGCACCGGGTGGACGCCGCAACGGACCTGGCCACCGCCCGCCGCGTGCATGTCGTGCTGAAGGGCCATCGCACGCTGGTCGCGGCCCCCGACGGGCGCGTCGCGGTCAACGTCACCGGCAATCCCGGCATGGCGACCGCCGGGGCCGGCGACGTGCTCACCGGCATGATCGCCGCGCGGTGCGCCCAACTGCACGACGTCGATGCGGCCGCGAGGCTGGCGGTGTACCTGCACGGACGCGCCGGCGACGTCGCGGCCGATGCGCACGGCCAGGTGTCGCTCATCGCCGGGGATATCATCGAGGCGCTCGGTGAGGCCGTGCTCGACCTGATCGGTCCGGAGCCGCCGCCGGCGGCGATTGCGTGA
- the gcvH gene encoding glycine cleavage system protein GcvH, protein MYPAELKYTKDHEWIRADGNEFVVGITDFAQRQLGDVVFVDLPDPGRVIRQGEAFGTIESVKAVSELFAPISGEVVATNPDLATHPESVNGRPHETWMIRLRATDPAELEALLDASAYSAVVAS, encoded by the coding sequence ATGTATCCAGCCGAGTTGAAGTACACCAAGGATCACGAGTGGATCCGGGCCGACGGGAACGAGTTCGTGGTAGGAATCACCGACTTCGCGCAGCGCCAGCTCGGCGACGTCGTGTTCGTGGATCTGCCGGATCCGGGCCGCGTGATCAGGCAGGGCGAGGCGTTCGGCACGATTGAGTCGGTCAAGGCGGTGTCCGAGCTGTTCGCGCCGATTTCAGGCGAGGTCGTGGCCACCAATCCCGACCTGGCGACCCACCCGGAATCGGTCAACGGCAGGCCGCACGAGACCTGGATGATTCGGCTGCGCGCGACGGACCCGGCCGAGTTGGAGGCGCTGCTCGACGCGTCGGCCTACAGTGCCGTGGTGGCGTCCTAG
- a CDS encoding aminotransferase class IV: protein MDAVVFVNGTIRPAADAVISVFDHGFLYGEGVYETMRTYERAPFLLDRHLARLRRSAALMRLPLPFSDGEIGGDIERTMAERPDWGECYIRVLVTRGVGDLSYDPSVTPTPSVVIIVKPLVLPPERSFSDGVAVAVVDVRRNHPQALNPLMKSNNLLNNALAAQDAYARGADEALMLNHAGELAEGSQTNVFVVKDGGVWTPPLSAGLLPGITREFVLELAAEAGYPGGERTLTPEDVARADELFLTGTTREITPVARVDGTPVASGRPGRITLALLERFRARVRELAPEPRV, encoded by the coding sequence ATGGACGCGGTGGTGTTCGTCAACGGCACGATCCGCCCGGCAGCCGACGCGGTGATCTCGGTGTTCGACCACGGGTTCCTCTACGGCGAAGGCGTGTACGAAACCATGCGGACGTACGAGCGCGCGCCGTTCCTGCTCGACCGGCACCTGGCGCGTCTGCGCCGCTCGGCCGCGCTGATGCGTCTTCCGCTGCCGTTCTCCGATGGCGAGATTGGCGGAGACATCGAGCGCACGATGGCCGAGCGGCCGGACTGGGGCGAGTGCTACATCCGGGTGCTCGTGACGCGCGGCGTGGGCGACTTGTCGTACGACCCGTCCGTGACGCCCACCCCGTCGGTCGTCATCATCGTCAAGCCGCTCGTGCTGCCGCCGGAGCGGAGCTTCAGCGACGGGGTCGCCGTGGCCGTCGTGGACGTGCGCCGCAATCATCCGCAGGCGCTGAACCCGTTGATGAAATCGAACAACCTGCTCAACAACGCGCTGGCCGCCCAGGACGCGTACGCGCGGGGCGCCGACGAGGCGTTGATGCTGAACCATGCCGGCGAGCTGGCGGAAGGCTCGCAGACCAACGTGTTCGTCGTGAAGGACGGTGGCGTTTGGACGCCGCCGCTCTCGGCCGGCCTGCTGCCCGGCATCACGCGGGAGTTCGTGCTGGAGCTGGCGGCGGAGGCGGGCTATCCGGGTGGCGAGCGGACGCTCACGCCAGAAGACGTCGCGCGGGCGGACGAGCTGTTTCTCACGGGGACGACGCGCGAGATCACGCCGGTCGCGCGGGTCGACGGCACGCCGGTGGCGAGCGGACGGCCCGGGCGCATCACGCTCGCCCTGCTCGAACGATTCCGCGCGCGCGTGCGCGAGCTCGCGCCCGAACCACGCGTCTAG
- the gcvP gene encoding aminomethyl-transferring glycine dehydrogenase, with protein sequence MPDVFERRHLGPQHDDLASMLEVVGASSVDALMDEIVPPDIRVGGALELPPAESEFEYHRRLRQIAAKNRVARSYIGLGYHDTVTPPVIQRNVFENPGWYTPYTPYQAEIAQGRLESLLNFQTMVSDLTAMEVANASLLDEATAAGEAIAMLRRVHKRAEARTLLVGTHTFPHVRAVLESRASLLGLEVRHADPASMTFDDGCFAVYVQSPDDHGTLLDLPALVARARQTGTLVAVGTDLLSLAIVAPPGEAGADVVIGSAQRFGVPLGYGGPHAAFMATRDVFVRQMPGRLIGVSVDAAGRRAFRMALQTREQHIRREKATSNICTAQALLANMAAFYGVYHGPAGLRTIADAVHTAAATLEASIAPTGWRQRNPRYFDTLRYELDEDAIARIDRAAETRGINLRYPDATSVQISLNETVSPADLADLVDVFGEAAGRPLPLVAPRASLPGSMRRTSAFLTHPVFNAHHSETEMMRYIRTLERRDLGLDTAMIPLGSCTMKLNAAAEMMPVSWPEFSRLHPFAPVEQAAGYRQVFAELEAALAEVTGLAAVSLQPNSGAQGELAGLLVIRAYQASRGESHRRVALIPQSAHGTNPASASMAGLQVVIVACDARGNIDVDDLSAKAARHAGDLSCLMVTYPSTHGVFERRIRDICRIVHEHGGQVYMDGANMNAQVGLTRPAAVGADVCHLNLHKTFAIPHGGGGPGMGPIAVAAHLAPFLPGHPLVATGGTQAIAPVSAAPWGSASILLISYGYLRLLGPAGATNATRIAMLSANYIKARLEQAFPVLYTGDRGRVAHELIFDLRPFKATTGIDEQDVAKRLIDYGFHAPTVSFPVAGTLMVEPTESEPKEELDRFCDAMLAIREEIRAIEEGRVDAHDSPLRHAPHTAEDVAATDWRHQYTREQAAYPVPSLRQRKFWPPVSRIDNPYGDRHLVCSCPPVEAYAEPSR encoded by the coding sequence GTGCCGGACGTCTTCGAGCGCCGCCATCTGGGACCGCAGCACGACGATCTCGCGTCGATGCTCGAGGTCGTCGGCGCGTCGTCCGTGGACGCGCTGATGGACGAGATCGTCCCGCCGGACATCAGGGTGGGCGGCGCGCTCGAGTTGCCGCCCGCCGAAAGCGAATTCGAGTACCACCGGCGACTGCGGCAGATTGCCGCGAAGAACCGCGTGGCCCGGAGCTACATCGGCCTCGGCTATCACGACACGGTCACGCCGCCGGTCATCCAGCGCAACGTCTTCGAGAACCCCGGCTGGTACACGCCGTACACGCCGTACCAGGCCGAAATCGCCCAGGGCCGGCTCGAGTCGCTGCTCAACTTCCAGACCATGGTCTCGGACTTGACGGCGATGGAGGTCGCGAACGCCTCGCTGCTCGACGAAGCGACCGCCGCCGGCGAAGCGATCGCGATGCTGCGCCGCGTGCACAAGCGCGCCGAGGCGCGCACGCTGCTCGTCGGCACGCACACGTTTCCGCACGTGCGGGCCGTGCTGGAGTCGCGCGCCTCGCTGCTCGGTCTGGAGGTCCGGCATGCCGATCCCGCGAGCATGACGTTCGACGATGGCTGCTTCGCGGTGTACGTGCAGTCGCCGGACGATCACGGCACGCTCCTGGATCTGCCCGCGCTCGTCGCGCGCGCCAGGCAGACGGGAACGCTCGTGGCGGTCGGCACGGACTTGTTGTCGCTGGCGATCGTCGCGCCGCCCGGCGAAGCCGGCGCCGACGTGGTCATCGGCAGCGCACAGCGGTTCGGCGTGCCGCTCGGCTACGGCGGTCCGCACGCCGCGTTCATGGCGACGCGCGACGTCTTCGTCCGGCAGATGCCGGGCCGCCTGATCGGCGTCTCGGTGGACGCCGCGGGCCGCCGGGCCTTTCGCATGGCCCTGCAGACGAGAGAACAGCACATCCGCCGTGAGAAGGCGACGTCCAACATCTGCACGGCGCAGGCGCTGCTCGCGAACATGGCCGCGTTCTACGGCGTCTACCACGGGCCTGCCGGCCTTCGCACGATCGCCGACGCCGTGCACACGGCGGCGGCCACGCTCGAGGCCTCGATCGCGCCGACCGGATGGCGCCAGCGCAACCCTCGCTACTTCGACACGCTGCGGTACGAGCTCGACGAGGACGCCATCGCGCGCATCGACCGGGCCGCAGAAACCCGCGGCATCAACCTGCGGTATCCCGACGCCACGAGCGTGCAGATCTCGTTGAACGAGACGGTCAGCCCGGCGGATCTCGCCGACCTGGTCGACGTCTTCGGCGAGGCCGCCGGCAGGCCGCTGCCGCTCGTCGCGCCTCGCGCGTCGCTCCCGGGTTCCATGCGCAGGACGTCCGCGTTCCTCACGCATCCCGTCTTCAACGCGCACCACTCGGAAACCGAGATGATGCGGTACATCCGCACGCTCGAGCGCAGGGATCTCGGTCTCGACACGGCGATGATTCCGCTCGGGTCGTGCACGATGAAGCTCAATGCGGCGGCCGAGATGATGCCGGTGAGCTGGCCGGAGTTCTCGCGGCTGCATCCGTTCGCGCCGGTGGAGCAGGCCGCGGGATACCGGCAGGTGTTCGCCGAGCTGGAAGCAGCGCTCGCCGAGGTCACCGGGCTCGCAGCCGTGTCGCTGCAGCCCAACTCGGGCGCCCAGGGCGAGCTGGCGGGGCTGCTCGTCATCCGCGCGTACCAGGCCTCGCGCGGCGAGAGCCATCGTCGCGTGGCGTTGATTCCGCAGTCGGCGCACGGCACGAACCCGGCGAGCGCTTCGATGGCCGGCCTGCAGGTCGTCATCGTCGCCTGCGACGCGCGCGGGAACATCGACGTGGACGATCTCTCCGCCAAGGCGGCACGGCACGCGGGCGATCTGTCGTGTCTCATGGTGACGTATCCGAGCACCCACGGCGTGTTCGAGCGGCGCATCCGCGACATCTGCCGCATCGTGCACGAGCACGGCGGCCAGGTGTACATGGACGGCGCGAACATGAACGCGCAGGTCGGGTTGACACGGCCCGCGGCGGTCGGCGCCGACGTCTGTCACCTGAACCTCCACAAGACGTTCGCGATCCCGCACGGCGGAGGCGGACCGGGCATGGGTCCCATCGCCGTCGCCGCTCACCTCGCGCCCTTCCTGCCCGGGCATCCGCTCGTGGCCACCGGCGGAACACAGGCGATCGCGCCGGTGTCGGCCGCGCCGTGGGGCAGCGCGAGCATCCTGCTGATCTCGTACGGCTATCTGCGGCTGCTGGGGCCGGCGGGCGCGACCAACGCGACGCGCATCGCCATGTTGAGCGCGAACTACATCAAGGCGCGCCTCGAGCAGGCGTTCCCGGTCCTCTATACCGGCGATCGGGGCCGCGTGGCACACGAGCTCATCTTCGATCTCCGCCCGTTCAAGGCGACGACCGGAATCGACGAACAGGACGTCGCCAAGCGGCTGATCGACTACGGCTTCCATGCGCCCACGGTGTCGTTTCCCGTCGCCGGCACGCTGATGGTCGAACCGACCGAAAGCGAGCCGAAGGAGGAGCTGGACCGCTTCTGCGACGCGATGCTCGCGATCCGCGAGGAGATCCGCGCCATCGAAGAGGGCCGCGTCGACGCGCACGACAGCCCGCTCAGGCATGCGCCGCACACGGCCGAGGATGTTGCCGCCACGGACTGGCGTCACCAGTACACGCGGGAGCAGGCGGCCTACCCGGTACCGTCGCTGCGCCAGCGCAAGTTCTGGCCGCCGGTGTCGCGCATCGACAATCCGTACGGCGATCGCCATCTCGTCTGCTCCTGCCCGCCCGTGGAGGCGTACGCGGAGCCATCGCGCTGA